A stretch of Babesia bigemina genome assembly Bbig001, chromosome : III DNA encodes these proteins:
- a CDS encoding Cleavage and polyadenylation specificity factor subunit 5: protein MTDNTVEIASQGNERPDWLVYPADSYRFREDSAPIGRGLLFKSSDEIVRKRIRAYNQKGLRITVCGVILCHRNGFPHIMLLTDSEGSCGLLGGKCRVFENPKEALRRKVARFISVARKGALQLDLRANAENVNVGEFLGEFWRQDYDSEVLPYLPIHVNRPRERILIYQVTLRDHCSIVAPSGLQIIPVPLHDFYLPEQGVAISALPHLLARFNMRLLGLQKVYTRIPVCTTLKPESVTMNTICLSSCGNGPDDTTLVCSPQAETWKTRLAVDAKSDFSLTDDCLDGKKRYKCLPYESSEIQCMDAAFATYPVGFSCFTSCGELKCPSDDFMKPSVSDDFKLADCKSSYRVRCRIHPNNENQQINVPDLTMELQLGGRSYLGKALRPAASQ from the exons ATGACGGACAATACCGTCGAAATAGCCTCCCAAGGCAATGAGCGACCAGATTGGCTCGTGTACCCCGCAGACTCCTACAGGTTCCGCGAGGATTCCGCACCCATCGGACGCGGCCTGCTGTTCAAGAGCTCGGATGAGATCGTGCGGAAGCGCATCCGAGCCTACAACCAGAAAGGGTTGCGCATCACGGTCTGCGGCGTGATTCTGTGCCATCGCAATGGGTTCCCGCACATCATGCTCCTGACGGATTCGGAGGGTTCTTGCGGGCTGCTGGGTGGCAAGTGCAGAGTATTCGAGAACCCGAAGGAGGCACTGCGGCGGAAGGTAGCGCGGTTCATTTCAGTCGCTCGTAAGGGAGCGCTCCAGCTCGACCTCCGCGCCAACGCCGAAAACGTCAACGTCGGCGAGTTTCTCGGCGAGTTCTGGCGGCAGGACTATGATTCGGAGGTCTTGCCGTATCTGCCAATTCATGTCAACCGCCCTCGGGAGAGGATTCTGATTTACCAG GTGACGCTGCGTGACCACTGTTCGATCGTGGCTCCGAGCGGACTCCAGATAATCCCGGTGCCGCTTCACGACTTCTACCTTCCGGAGCAGGGTGTGGCCATATCGGCGCTGCCTCACCTTCTCGCGCGCTTCAACAT GCGGCTGCTAGGGCTGCAGAAAGTCTACACCCGCATCCCGGTGTGTACAACGCTCAAG CCGGAGTCTGTAACCATGAACACCATTTGCCTATCTTCATGTGGAAACGGACCGGATGACACTACTCTGGTGTGTAGCCCTCAAGCTGAGA CGTGGAAGACCCGGCTGGCGGTGGACGCTAAGAGCGACTTCTCCCTAACGGATG ATTGCCTGGACGGGAAGAAGCGCTACAAGTGTTTACCGTACGAG AGCTCCGAGATCCAGTGCATGGACGCTGCGTTCGCCACGTACCCCGTAGGGTTCAGCTGCTtcaccagctgcggcgagcTGAAATGCCCGTCTGACGACTTCATGAAGCCATCTGTTTCGGACGACTTTAAG CTCGCCGACTGCAAGAGCAGCTACCGAGTGCGCTGCCGGATACACCCTAATAACGAGAACCAGCAGATCAACGTGCCAGACTTAACCAtggagctgcagctgggCGGCCGCAGCTACCTCGGCAAGGCGTTGCGCCCGGCCGCATCGCAATGA
- a CDS encoding phenylalanyl-tRNA synthetase family protein, putative, with amino-acid sequence MCTKEDNILQILRAIDSALPAGGPADAAVSTLSLGPGAEHPKVINAAKSLMAKGYVTLEECRSRRYSLSAEGKLYAAEGSPEFRLLERVRASTEPITIAEASAGIPSAEHGLKKALRASMLRVTAGQQLSLGAAGNSTAEDVTKKLLQLIESHGSDEQAMLEALKAVLTDEKKLRSELDDLKKRKLMDSQVEVSYLVRKTDKFQCQITQQITDLTQELLQERKSWSASDMKPYNFFSSGKRISRGALHPLTRTMREFREIFTSMGFEELDTANYVESSFLCFDALYIPQQHPARDSQDTFFTKAPELANLEGVGQEYIDAVAEAHGDGSRYGSTGWQYDWKLDESRKLVLRTHTTACTARLLKGMAEQFDHIKHTLPRKFFSIDRVFRNESMDATHLCEFNQVEGVMIGFGLGLGHLMGVLSAFYSAIGIEELRYKPAYNPYTEPSMEIYGYHPDLKKWVEIGNSGIFRPEMLLPMGLPEGVSVVGWGLSLERPTMIRHNIRNIRDLVGCSY; translated from the exons ATGTGTACCAAAGAAGACAATATATTGCAGATCCTGCGCGCCATAGACTCCGCGCTGCCGGCGGGAGGGCCCGCGGACGCTGCAGTCAGCACGCTGTCGCTGGGCCCGGGCGCCGAGCACCCGAAGGTGATCAACGCGGCGAAGAGCCTGATGGCCAAGGGCTACGTGACCCTCGAGGAGTGCCGTAGCAGGAGATATTCGCTGAGCGCCGAGGGCAAGCTGTACGCCGCAGAAGGGTCGCCTGAGTTCAGGCTGCTGGAGCGCGTGCGTGCGTCCACCGAG CCCATCACGATCGCTGAGGCTAGCGCTGGCATACCTAGTGCGGAACATGGTCTCAAGAAGGCTCTGCGTGCGTCCATGCTCCGCGTCACGGCGGGCCAGCAGCTGTCGCTGGGCGCCGCTGGCAATTCCACTGCTGAGGACGTTAccaagaagctgctgcagctgatcGAGTCACATGGCTCAGATGAGCAGGCGATGCTCGAGGCCCTGAAGGCCGTTTTGACGGATGAAAAGAAGCTGCGCTCCGAGCTTGACGACCTGAAGAAGCGCAAGTTGATGGattcgcaggttgaagtGTCGTATCTCGTGCGCAAGACAGACAAGTTCCAGTGCCAGATCACGCAGCAGATCACTGACCTGACCCAGGAGCTTCTGCAGGAGCGTAAGTCGTGGTCGGCGTCCGACATGAAGCCGTACAACTTCTTCTCGAGCGGTAAGCGCATATCGCGCGGCGCCTTGCACCCGCTCACGCGTACGATGCGCGAGTTCCGTGAGATATTCACGTCGATGGGGTTCGAAGAGCTGGACACTGCGAACTACGTGGAGTCGAGCTTCCTGTGCTTCGACGCCCTGTACATACCGCAGCAGCACCCGGCCCGCGACTCCCAGGACACCTTCTTCACGAAGGCTCCCGAGCTCGCCAACCTCGAGGGTGTCGGCCAGGAGTACATCGACGCGGTGGCGGAGGCCCACGGCGATGGCAGCCGCTACGGCAGCACGGGGTGGCAGTACGACTGGAAGCTGGATGAGTCCCGCAAGCTGGTGCTGAGGACCCACACCACCGCGTGCACCGCCAGGCTGCTCAAGGGCATGGCGGAGCAATTCGACCATATCAAGCACACCCTGCCCAGGAAGTTCTTCTCGATCGACCGCGTCTTCCGGAACGAGAGCATGGACGCAACCCACCTGTGCGAATTCAACCAGGTGGAGGGTGTGATGATCGGCTTCGGCCTGGGTCTGGGGCACCTAATGGGCGTCCTGTCGGCATTCTATTCGGCCATAGGCATCGAGGAGCTGCGGTACAAGCCGGCGTACAACCCGTACACCGAGCCTTCCATGGAGATCTACGGGTACCACCCTGACCTCAAAAA ATGGGTCGAGATCGGCAACAGTGGCATCTTCAGGCCCGAGATGCTGCTGCCAATGGGCCTGCCCGAGGGGGTGTCGGTCGTTGGTTGGGGGCTCAGCCTCGAGCGGCCTACCATGATTCGCCACAACATCAgaaacatccgcgatttggTGGGATGCAGCTACTGA
- a CDS encoding membrane protein, putative — protein sequence MNFAVCFSAFVALFSTLFAVPAITTPAEDNKGALKEFMVLKNNDRFVARSYGTFSLPNVLPRKQEAEPAKAT from the exons ATGAACTTCGCCGTCTGCTTCTCGGCCTTCGTGGCGCTTTTCTCCACCTTGTTTGCCG TCCCGGCCATCACCACTCCTGCTGAGGACAACAAAG GAGCTTTGAAAGAGTTTATGGTGCTGAAGAACAACGACCGCTTCGTCGCCCGCAGCTACGGTACCTTCTCTCTCCCGAATGTGTTGCCGCGCAAGCAGGAGGCGGAGCCCGCCAAGGCGACGTGA
- a CDS encoding acetyltransferase, GNAT family protein, putative: protein MRRMTFADIYAIRSIEKDRFTELYGFAEYLMFLVYYPNLCLVIDVDGELAAFIIGKTEIENGDTYGHVSSLVVRPAFRRQKFATRLMQEFERVCREELRCAFVNFFVNPDNKAALALYEKLGYRVHCRLPKYYNTENDAYDMRKPINAESS from the exons ATGAGGCGCATGACCTTCGCCGATATCTATGCGATACGTAGTATCGAAAAGGACAGGTTCACCGAACTCTATGGCTTCGCCGAGTATTTGATGTTCCTAGTTTATTACCCTAACCTGTGCCTAGTTATCGACGTTGATGGCGAACTTGCCGCCTTTATAATTG GCAAAACGGAAATAGAGAACGGGGACACATACGGACACGTCTCGTCCTTGGTAGTGCGTCCGGCGTTCAGAAGGCAAAAGTTTGCGACGCGGTTGATGCAGGAGTTTGAACGGGTGTGTCGCGAGGAGCTGCGCTGCGCATTCGTAAACTTTTTCGTCAATCCGGATAACAAGGCCGCGTTGGCGCTCTACGAGAAGCTGGGGTACCGCGTACACTGCAGGCTCCCGAAGTACTACAACACCGAAAACGACGCGTATGATATGCGCAAGCCGATAAACGCAGAATCGTCGTGA
- a CDS encoding isocitrate dehydrogenase, NADP-dependent family protein, putative: protein MAVMSGIVRLNGFRQMRSPLLALGYLCSFITRPAVSDPCRRRLSTSVNSHVGRSRNGTMEKIVSRNPIVEIDGDEMTRVMWASIKNKLILPYVDVPLEYYDLSLPNRDATDDQVTFDAAEAIKKHGIGVKCATITPDEARLKEFSLKRMYRSPNGTIRNILDGTVFRAPIMTKTVPAYIPGWKKPIVIGRHAFGDQYNATDIKIPGAGTLEMVFTPADGSAPQTYKVTEFKGPGVALGMFNVDASIYGFARACFNYALDVKMPLYLSTKNTILKSYDGRFKDIFQEMYVSEFKPKFEAAGIFYEHRLIDDMVAYACKSEGGFVWACKNYDGDVQSDIVSQAYGSLALMSSVLYSSDGKSFLSEAAHGTVTRHFRVHQQGGKTSTNSIATIVAWARALEKRGLVDGNEALANFGRKLEHASVAAVDAGFYTKDLAIAIHGPQTQQYLDTEAFIDKVREYLEM, encoded by the exons ATGGCTGTTATGAGCGGCATTGTGCGACTGAACGGATTTAGGCAAATGCGCAGCCCTCTACTCGCGCTCGGCTATCTCTGCAGTTTCATCACTCGGCCTGCCGTCAGCGACCCGTGTCGCCGCCGCCTGTCCACTTCCGTCAACTCGCACGTCGGACGCTCCAGGAACGGTACCATGGAGAAGATTGTGTCGCGAAACCCGATCGTGGAGATCGACGGGGACGAGATGACCCGCGTGATGTGGGCGTCCATCAAAAACAAG CTCATCCTGCCGTACGTAGACGTGCCACTGGAGTACTACGACCTCTCCCTGCCAAACCGTGACGCTACTGACGACCAG GTTACCTTCGATGCCGCCGAGGCTATCAAGAAGCACGGGATCGGAGTGAAGTGCGCCACCATCACGCCTGACGAGGCACGTCTTAAGGAATTTAGCCTCAAACGCATGTACCGTTCGCCTAATGGTACGATCCGTAACATTTTGGACGGCACCGTCTTCCGGGCCCCGATCATGACCAAAACTGTGCCGGCGTACATTCCGGGCTGGAAGAAACCCATTGTGATCGGCCGTCACGCATTCGGCGACCAGTACAACGCTACCGATATCAAGATTCCCGGTGCCGGCACGCTTGAGATGGTTTTCACACCAGCCGATGGCAGCGCCCCGCAGACGTACAAGGTGACGGAGTTCAAGGGACCCGGTGTCGCCCTTGGAATGTTCAACGTTGACGCTTCTATATACGGCTTCGCGCGTGCGTGCTTCAACTACGCCCTTGATGTCAAAATGCCGCTATATTTGTCGACCAAGAATACCATCCTTAAGAGCTATGACGGCCGGTTCAAGGACATCTTCCAGGAGATGTACGTGTCCGAGTTCAAGCCAAAGTTCGAGGCTGCCGGCATATTCTACGAGCACAGGCTGatcgatgacatggtagcCTACGCttgcaagtcggaaggagGTTTCGTATGGGCGTGCAAGAACTACGACGGCGATGTGCAGTCTGACATCGTCTCTCAGGCATACGGATCCCTGGCGCTGATGTCGTCAGTGTTGTACTCGTCAGACGGCAAGTCCTTCTTGTCGGAAGCTGCTCACGGCACCGTCACGCGACACTTCCGCGTCCACCAGCAGGGCGGAAAGACCTCCACCAACTCCATTGCGACTATAGTTGCGTGGGCACGTGCTCTTGAGAAGCGCGGCCTCGTAGACGGCAACGAGGCGTTGGCGAACTTCGGGCGCAAGCTTGAGCACGCATCTGTGGCTGCTGTGGATGCAGGGTTCTACACCAAGGACCTCGCCATCGCCATCCACGGTCCGCAGACACAGCAATACCTGGATACCGAGGCGTTCATAGACAAGGTCAGGGAGTACCTAGAAATGTAG
- a CDS encoding DNA repair protein (mre11) family protein, putative has protein sequence MAPRFTSFKSVWNKVMQKNDIENAVSPEKPVAPKRTPLQLSTSNAALSSSSSSTIRSQSHRGGTRFQSTLSEEGEGSTPSLSAPNSYEEPAASDTSCRSAAYGGGAASAANNGPHGSKTPRATGSDPNHPIGNSTSLPNSRGTADSCGDRTPFDVSQPRNTGPSQLTPLGAHQAVSQGIKHGTNPIAPQGMQQNIPPDLLSAMDVDIHNSPLRQAPLDMRQGIQPQPFQHSDQLGITQTHLYQQSQVMQPAVQSQFQQAMTHVMQRELHDELAGFDDPLDAGMFRALIFTDSHLGHKESDSIRGNDAFNTFEEALFLAKHLCVDAIFHSGDLFDDSHPSRGVMYRAMELLRRYCRRGDGVGEGAASTLGIEIPKSCRPRNEDQRRAALKGMDMPISRERRIPFFVIHGNHDNPTAVNGLSPIDLLDVSGLVTFLGTANDMKKVELHPILISKENIKVALYGLGWVKDECLYEAFESGRVHFVPPDESQHHWYKILLFHQNRYARRGKGVKDYIPDSFLPGWLDLVIWGHEHECLKFPQRSESRDFQVLQLGSTVHTSMAQAEMAPKHCCLMELGPDDVKFYPITLESARQLHYSDINLSQLAIANGGEKEIWSRLSVMVEHVLRAMRNRPKTALRASEIANIVLPRNAKFKLEKAIQDAERLPLVRLRVEHTGFDSINPRSFGNDFANRVANPADMLRFWQKQNRQHRPDEGSEESSPKDSKVAGGSSVGADVRSHVFPVIENKLKLKVLLERDLNGAVERFAAGMEAQSIADYVRKTVEGMRKTLQKEMAAHIGEQLSDDVYGELVERAAVAHTESVRSSQGLNTSHTSTYVPLNRSLSNAQSDDPKTVTKVQQSDEVPPLNNSTGIGDTVMASNSDNGKSRDALKGSGVLNVSQSSNASLGLSRYAFKGAASKLGASAGVAMSRSLNEADLAKANASLSAKSAAIMHSPVRIHGTATTNPALGINSAPNSVPSADLNESVDLGSSMLGSGDVMLDFLAGASPSLNASRNLSHSDSAVLRTSGNSSVFSSLGHNQTTQTKILEHMARLKSRATLTHDATTVLRNPPSHNNKEYSTPLRNPTPAKVSGDPKRGRLNLSVSHDVLDIAAAAVSPSKRACLGDSGRFSTAGSSSDLPNPLQSMGCVVSSLSYGDVSPVSHDEHPLKLSDFDDLALPTGAGGLDRTCGNGVAAERSNITVTPSAAVTSATTPHKSASGKSPLGGDELSPDKSPKSAEPDAQDDANEASSQRSYSQGFRNTLISMFFKKK, from the coding sequence ATGGCGCCGCGCTTCACGTCCTTCAAGTCCGTGTGGAACAAGGTGATGCAGAAGAACGATATTGAGAATGCAGTGTCACCGGAGAAGCCTGTAGCGCCGAAGCGGACTCCTCtgcagcttagcacgtcgAATGCGGCGTTGTCAAGctcttcgtcgtcgaccATACGGTCGCAGTCACACAGGGGTGGCACAAGGTTCCAATCGACGCTGTCAGAGGAGGGAGAGGGCTCAACTCCATCGCTAAGCGCCCCAAACAGCTATGAAGAGCCTGCTGCCTCAGACACATCGTGCCGTTCGGCTGCATACGGCGGGGGTGCTGCCAGCGCGGCAAATAACGGCCCGCATGGCAGCAAGACACCACGTGCTACCGGCTCTGATCCCAACCATCCTATTGGCAATTCTACATCATTGCCCAACTCACGTGGCACTGCGGACAGCTGTGGAGATCGCACGCCTTTCGACGTATCGCAGCCAAGAAACACTGGCCCAAGCCAGCTGACGCCACTAGGGGCTCATCAAGCCGTATCTCAGGGAATTAAGCATGGAACCAATCCTATTGCACCACAAGGAATGCAACAAAATATTCCACCCGACCTTCTTTCGGCGATGGACGTGGACATACACAACTCTCCACTACGCCAAGCCCCGCTCGATATGCGCCAAGGCATCCAGCCACAGCCGTTCCAACACAGCGACCAGCTCGGTATAACTCAAACGCATCTGTACCAACAATCGCAGGTCATGCAGCCGGCTGTTCAATCACAGTTTCAGCAGGCCATGACGCACGTTATGCAGCGCGAGTTGCACGACGAACTTGCAGGCTTTGATGACCCCCTAGACGCGGGGATGTTCCGCGCGCTGATTTTCACCGACAGTCACCTGGGTCACAAGGAGTCAGACTCCATCCGTGGAAACGACGCCTTCAACACGTTTGAGGAGGCATTGTTTCTGGCGAAGCACCTCTGCGTTGACGCTATATTCCACTCAGGCGATTTGTTCGACGATTCGCACCCGTCACGCGGGGTGATGTACCGTGCCATGGAGTTGCTTAGGCGGTACTGCCGccgcggcgatggcgtcgGCGAGGGGGCGGCCAGCACGCTGGGGATAGAGATCCCCAAAAGCTGCAGACCCCGTAACGAGGACCAAAGGAGGGCAGCGCTAAAAGGCATGGACATGCCGATTTCACGAGAGCGAAGGATACCATTTTTTGTAATCCACGGGAATCATGACAACCCAACTGCAGTAAATGGGCTCTCTCCCATAGATTTGTTGGACGTCTCAGGGCTGGTCACCTTTCTGGGCACCGCGAATGACATGAAAAAGGTCGAGTTGCACCCGATCCTGATCAGCAAGGAAAATATTAAAGTGGCTCTGTACGGTTTGGGTTGGGTGAAGGACGAATGCCTGTATGAGGCCTTCGAGAGTGGCCGCGTGCATTTCGTTCCCCCGGACGAATCACAGCACCATTGGTACAAGATCCTGCTTTTCCACCAAAATCGCTATGCTCGCAGAGGAAAGGGCGTGAAAGACTACATACCGGATTCTTTCCTTCCCGGATGGCTGGACCTGGTGATTTGGGGCCACGAACACGAATGCCTCAAGTTTCCTCAGAGAAGCGAATCGCGGGATTTCCAAGTATTGCAGCTGGGGTCTACGGTGCATACATCGATGGCTCAAGCGGAAATGGCGCCCAAGCATTGCTGCCTCATGGAGTTGGGCCCCGATGATGTAAAATTTTATCCCATCACCCTGGAGTCCGCGAGGCAACTACACTACAGCGATATCAACCTCTCTCAACTGGCCATCGCAAACGGAGGCGAAAAGGAGATATGGTCCAGGCTCTCGGTGATGGTGGAGCACGTCCTACGCGCTATGCGCAACAGGCCCAAGACCGCACTGCGTGCATCTGAAATAGCCAATATAGTGTTACCGCGAAATGCCAAATTCAAGTTGGAAAAGGCCATCCAGGATGCCGAGAGGCTGCCTCTGGTGAGGTTACGGGTGGAGCATACTGGGTTCGACTCCATCAACCCGCGTTCGTTTGGCAACGATTTCGCCAACAGAGTTGCAAACCCCGCCGACATGTTGAGGTTCTGGCAGAAGCAAAACAGACAACACCGCCCCGACGAGGGGTCTGAAGAAAGCAGTCCTAAGGACTCAAAAGTGGccggcggcagcagcgtcgGCGCTGACGTCAGGAGCCACGTTTTCCCGGTGATTGAAAACAAGCTCAAGCTCAAAGTCCTTCTGGAACGCGACCTAAACGGCGCCGTGGAGCGTTTTGCCGCCGGCATGGAGGCGCAATCTATAGCTGATTATGTGAGGAAAACCGTGGAAGGTATGCGAAAGACCCTACAGAAGGAGATGGCTGCGCATATTGGTGAGCAGCTGTCTGATGACGTGTATGGGGAGCTGGTTGAGCGTGCAGCGGTGGCGCATACTGAATCCGTCCGTTCGTCACAGGGCCTCAATACATCACACACGAGCACCTACGTGCCATTAAACAGATCACTATCAAACGCGCAATCTGATGACCCTAAGACCGTAACAAAAGTGCAACAATCTGACGAGGTCCCACCGCTCAATAACTCCACCGGTATTGGGGATACGGTGATGGCGAGCAATTCTGACAACGGTAAAAGTCGCGATGCACTCAAAGGATCGGGAGTGTTGAACGTAAGCCAGTCCAGCAATGCCTCCTTGGGACTAAGCCGCTATGCGTTCAAGGGAGCTGCTTCTAAGCTGGGCGCATCCGCAGGTGTGGCTATGAGCAGGTCGTTAAACGAGGCTGACTTAGCCAAGGCGAACGCGTCACTGAGTGCAAAAAGCGCAGCCATTATGCATTCACCGGTTCGAATACATGGCACCGCTACCACCAATCCGGCACTAGGAATAAACAGCGCCCCTAACAGTGTTCCTTCTGCCGACCTGAACGAATCGGTGGATTTGGGGTCCTCGATGTTGGGCAGCGGGGATGTAATGTTGGATTTCTTGGCAGGAGcttcacccagcctcaacgCTTCGAGGAATCTGTCCCACTCCGATTCAGCAGTGCTCCGCACATCGGGGAATTCGTCTGTTTTCTCTTCCTTGGGGCACAACCAAACCACCCAAACGAAGATACTGGAACATATGGCCCGTCTGAAGTCCAGGGCCACGTTGACACACGATGCGACGACTGTTCTCAGGAACCCACCTTCGCACAACAACAAAGAGTACTCAACACCGCTGCGAAATCCGACGCCGGCGAAGGTGAGCGGGGACCCAAAGCGGGGCCGGCTGAATCTGTCGGTGAGCCATGACGTGCTCGACATAGCTGCCGCGGCTGTATCACCGAGCAAACGTGCATGCTTGGGCGATTCGGGTCGTTTTTCGACAGCGGGAAGCAGCTCAGACTTACCCAACCCTCTGCAGAGCATGGGTTGCGTTGTGAGCAGCCTGAGCTACGGAGATGTGAGTCCGGTCAGTCACGACGAGCACCCGCTCAAACTTTCCGACTTCGACGATCTGGCACTGCCGACAGGCGCTGGTGGCCTGGACCGTACGTGCGGCAACGGCGTCGCTGCGGAGCGCAGCAACATCACTGTGACACCGtctgctgccgttacctCAGCCACCACTCCACACAAGTCTGCAAGTGGCAAGTCGCCACTTGGAGGGGATGAACTCTCGCCAGATAAGTCGCCGAAATCCGCGGAGCCTGACGCGCAGGACGACGCGAACGAAGCATCGAGCCAACGCAGCTACTCTCAAGGATTCCGGAACACCCTCATATCGATGTTTTTCAAGAAGAAGTGA